A stretch of DNA from Shewanella sediminis HAW-EB3:
ATTAATGACAAGGGCACTGTTTATTAGCTTTTTAGCTCTTGCGGCCTTAATGCCAATGACAGGACACACATCCAGCCTGATTGAACTTGAACATTATGAAGCTAAACAATTGGTTAGCTCAGGAAAAATTCTATCTCTCGATGTGACCCTATCTAAAACCAAGCATTTTTGTGACGGCAAACTTATCGATGCGCACCTTTATCGTGAAGATGGAAAGTGGCGTTATGATTTGCAAATTAAGGCTCAACGTGGCCAAATCATAGATCTGAGTCTGGACGCTAGTACCGGACAGCCCGATCCCTATAAATCGTTACCCAATGACTGCAGAGCTTTTGAGAATTAGTTCAATGTTTCATTTGGGACAACGATACCATTTGATGACAGGTTAATATGAAACTACTGCTCGTTGAAGATAATGCGCTACTCGTTGAAGAACTCGAAAAACAACTCAAGCAAGCCGGTTACGTTACTGATGTGACAGATAAGGCAGCCGAAGCCGATTACCTGCTAAAAGAGACAAATTACGATTGCGTGATCTTAGATATTGGCCTGCCCGATGGTAATGGTCTCGAACTACTCGAACGCTGGCGAAACCAAGGAATTAATACACCGGTCATCATGTTAACGGCGCGAAGTCAGTGGCATGAAAAGGTCGAAGGCTTTAATGCCGGTGCCGATGATTACTTAGGTAAACCTTTTCATACTCAAGAACTGCTGGCAAGAATACATGCACTCATTCAGCGTGCTCACGGCAAAGCAAGCTTGCCATCGAAGGAGCTGAGTTTCTCAGGAGTTACACTCGACGAAAACCAACAATCAGTGATGGTTGGATCGAATTTATTTGAGCTCACGGCGATGGAGTTCAGGTTACTCAAGATTTTTCTGATGTCACCACAGAAACTGCTCTCAAAATCTCAACTCACAGATAAGCTGTATCAATTCGATGATGAAAAAGAGAGTAATGTCGTAGAGGTCTA
This window harbors:
- a CDS encoding response regulator transcription factor, whose translation is MKLLLVEDNALLVEELEKQLKQAGYVTDVTDKAAEADYLLKETNYDCVILDIGLPDGNGLELLERWRNQGINTPVIMLTARSQWHEKVEGFNAGADDYLGKPFHTQELLARIHALIQRAHGKASLPSKELSFSGVTLDENQQSVMVGSNLFELTAMEFRLLKIFLMSPQKLLSKSQLTDKLYQFDDEKESNVVEVYVTHLRKKLGKTAIETRRGQGYIFHGIRE
- a CDS encoding PepSY domain-containing protein produces the protein MTRALFISFLALAALMPMTGHTSSLIELEHYEAKQLVSSGKILSLDVTLSKTKHFCDGKLIDAHLYREDGKWRYDLQIKAQRGQIIDLSLDASTGQPDPYKSLPNDCRAFEN